The Juglans regia cultivar Chandler chromosome 2, Walnut 2.0, whole genome shotgun sequence genome includes a window with the following:
- the LOC108982160 gene encoding flavonoid 3'-monooxygenase CYP75B137-like has product MGWWSSYPGDERFSISTITVLIGAFTVLWLLWAIKKRIKAAVPPLPPGPRGLPIVGYLPFVGTELHTKFEQLYGIYGPIYKIWLANKLCVVISSPSLVKEVVRDQDVIFSNRDANIAARTVTYGAIDIAFSPHDANWKMLRKMFVREMLSPANLDSTFPLRREEVRNTIRNVYDKKGTPTDLGDLAFITVMNTIMNMLWGGTLRGEEGAKFGAEFKHIFAELVMILGKPNISDLFPALARFDLQGIRRKAKRISEAIDGVLDYAIDKEIKSLAKAKEEGMTKTEQKDFLQVLLELSEQDDGAPSMSMTQIKALVFDIVIAASDTTTTMSEWVMARLLKHPEIMRKVTEELTEIVGLDNLVEESHLPKLHYLEAVIKEALRLHPPGPFLIPRTPSESSIIGGYHVPKGSSIFLHIWAIQRDPKYWDNPLEFKPERFLNNAYGRFDYSGNNFKYLPFGSGRRICAGLALGERTLKYILASLLHSYEWKLPQGSEIEFSDTFGVVTKKKNPTIAIPTPRLSKSELYKE; this is encoded by the exons ATGGGATGGTGGAGCTCCTATCCTGGCGATGAGAGATTTTCTATCTCAACTATCACTGTTTTGATCGGTGCATTTACGGTGTTATGGTTGCTATGGGCCATCAAGAAACGAATAAAGGCTGCAGTACCTCCATTGCCACCAGGTCCCCGTGGCTTGCCAATAGTCGGGTACCTTCCGTTTGTAGGTACAGAACTTCATACAAAATTTGAGCAACTGTATGGGATCTATGGCCCCATCTACAAGATTTGGCTTGCAAATAAATTGTGCGTTGTGATTAGCTCACCCTCGCTAGTTAAAGAAGTTGTTCGTGACCAAGACGTAATATTTTCCAACCGTGACGCTAACATAGCTGCACGTACCGTCACATACGGGGCAATCGATATTGCTTTTTCCCCCCATGATGCTAACTGGAAGATGTTGCGGAAGATGTTTGTGAGAGAGATGCTAAGTCCAGCAAATCTTGATAGTACCTTCCCTTTACGAAGAGAAGAGGTAAGGAACACCATTAGAAATGTGTATGACAAAAAAGGCACCCCTACAGATTTAGGGGACCTGGCGTTTATAACGGTGATGAATACCATTATGAACATGCTGTGGGGTGGCACGTTACGTGGAGAGGAAGGGGCTAAGTTTGGAGCAGAGTTTAAGCATATATTTGCGGAATTAGTGATGATTCTCGGAAAACCAAATATTTCGGACCTTTTCCCGGCTTTAGCAAGGTTTGATTTACAAGGGATCAGAAGGAAAGCAAAGAGAATTTCTGAAGCCATTGATGGAGTACTTGATTATGCCATTGACAAAGAGATCAAGAGTTTGGCCAAAGCCAAAGAAGAGGGAATGACAAAGACAGAACAAAAGGACTTTTTGCAAGTTCTCTTGGAACTAAGTGAGCAGGACGACGGTGCACCATCAATGAGCATGACCCAAATCAAGGCCTTGGTTTTT GACATAGTGATAGCAGCATCCGATACCACAACGACCATGTCGGAATGGGTGATGGCAAGGTTATTGAAGCATCCAGAGATAATGAGAAAGGTCACTGAAGAATTAACAGAAATCGTGGGTTTGGACAACTTAGTTGAAGAATCTCATTTGCCCAAATTACATTATTTAGAAGCGGTTATTAAAGAGGCCTTACGTTTGCACCCACCTGGTCCTTTCCTAATACCTCGTACTCCAAGTGAATCTAGCATCATTGGAGGGTACCATGTACCCAAAGGTTCTAGTATTTTCCTACATATTTGGGCTATACAGAGGGATCCAAAGTATTGGGACAATCCATTGGAATTTAAACCTGAGAGGTTTCTAAATAATGCTTATGGTAGGTTTGATTATTCGGGCAACAATTTTAAGTATCTTCCATTTGGGTCAGGGAGAAGAATATGCGCAGGGCTTGCACTAGGGGAGAGGACACTCAAATACATCCTGGCTTCACTTTTGCATTCTTATGAGTGGAAATTGCCACAAGGTTCAGAGATAGAATTTTCTGACACTTTCGGTGTTGTTACCAAGAAGAAGAATCCAACAATTGCAATTCCAACTCCAAGGTTATCCAAGTCTGAGCTCTACAAAGAATAG